One part of the Tolypothrix sp. NIES-4075 genome encodes these proteins:
- a CDS encoding Hsp20/alpha crystallin family protein, whose protein sequence is MALIRWQPFQEMETLRHQMDKMFDELAGYNREVTKTWSPAVELEDTNDQLILRAEVPGLEGKDLDIQVAREAVSIAGETRYENKASERGYLRSEFRYGKFQRTIPLPAAIKNDQVQAEFKNGILTLTMPKAEEAKNKVVKINLADDKTALPS, encoded by the coding sequence ATGGCATTAATACGTTGGCAACCATTCCAAGAAATGGAAACTCTGCGGCATCAAATGGATAAAATGTTTGATGAACTAGCAGGATATAACCGAGAAGTGACAAAAACTTGGTCTCCTGCGGTCGAATTGGAAGATACAAACGACCAGCTAATTTTACGCGCTGAAGTTCCCGGTCTTGAAGGTAAAGACTTAGATATTCAAGTAGCACGGGAAGCAGTTTCGATAGCGGGTGAAACTCGCTATGAAAACAAAGCCTCTGAACGGGGTTATTTGCGCTCAGAGTTCCGTTATGGTAAATTCCAACGGACAATCCCGCTACCTGCTGCAATTAAGAATGACCAAGTTCAAGCCGAATTCAAAAATGGCATTCTCACATTAACAATGCCTAAAGCCGAAGAAGCCAAAAACAAAGTAGTGAAAATTAACTTGGCAGATGACAAAACGGCGCTTCCTAGTTAA
- the lpxD gene encoding UDP-3-O-(3-hydroxymyristoyl)glucosamine N-acyltransferase: MKFSEIVEKLQGSATANSLTANKDQDIEITGVAAVDEAIAGHLSYIEGPKFASFVGKTNASALILPQDETLQKLASERGIAWIATRNPRLMFAASIALFYQPYRPTPEIHPTAVIHPTAKIGTDVYIGPHAVIQEKAEIGNQVCIHPNAVVYPNAKIGDRTILHANCTIHERACIGADCVIHSGAVIGAEGFGFVPIATGWFKMEQSGYVVLEDGVEIGCNSAVDRPSVGETRIGRSTKIDNLVQIAHGCTIGAYCAIAGQSGMAGGVKIGNRVILAGQSGIANQAKMGDGAIATAQAGILSDVPAGEIVSGTPAMPHKIFLRVAAIYSRLPQMYQTLKQLQRLGEK, translated from the coding sequence ATGAAATTTAGCGAAATCGTTGAAAAACTCCAAGGCAGTGCCACCGCAAACAGCCTCACAGCTAATAAAGACCAAGATATCGAAATTACAGGAGTAGCAGCGGTTGATGAAGCGATCGCAGGTCATCTCAGCTACATAGAAGGACCCAAATTTGCCTCTTTTGTCGGCAAGACCAATGCTAGCGCTTTAATTTTACCTCAAGACGAAACATTACAAAAGCTTGCATCAGAACGCGGTATCGCTTGGATAGCCACGCGAAATCCGCGCTTGATGTTTGCTGCATCGATCGCACTTTTTTATCAACCATACCGCCCAACTCCAGAAATACATCCTACCGCCGTAATTCACCCGACAGCAAAAATTGGCACTGATGTTTACATTGGTCCCCATGCAGTGATTCAGGAGAAAGCAGAAATCGGCAATCAAGTCTGCATTCATCCCAATGCAGTGGTTTATCCAAATGCGAAAATAGGCGATCGCACAATCTTACACGCTAATTGTACCATCCACGAACGCGCCTGCATCGGTGCAGATTGCGTCATTCACAGTGGTGCTGTCATCGGTGCAGAAGGCTTTGGCTTTGTTCCCATTGCCACCGGTTGGTTCAAAATGGAACAATCCGGTTATGTTGTCTTAGAAGATGGCGTAGAAATTGGCTGCAACAGCGCGGTAGACCGTCCATCCGTCGGCGAAACACGCATAGGACGCAGTACTAAAATTGACAATTTAGTGCAAATAGCACACGGTTGTACAATAGGTGCTTACTGTGCTATAGCCGGACAATCTGGCATGGCAGGAGGGGTAAAAATTGGCAATCGGGTTATTTTGGCAGGACAATCAGGAATAGCCAATCAAGCGAAAATGGGTGATGGTGCGATCGCTACAGCGCAAGCGGGAATTCTTAGCGATGTTCCAGCAGGAGAAATCGTCTCTGGAACACCGGCAATGCCTCACAAAATATTTTTGAGAGTAGCAGCGATTTATAGCCGCTTACCACAAATGTATCAGACATTGAAACAATTGCAGCGTTTAGGGGAAAAGTAA
- a CDS encoding glycosyltransferase family 2 protein encodes MSSKPLISGIMIFLNAEKFIEEAILSVFAQTYDNWELLLVDDGSTDNSTAIAQKYAEKYPEKVRYLEHPNHQNLGKSVSRNFGISNAIGEYIAFLDADDIWLAPKLEKQLAILQSHPQAGMVYGPTQMWFSWTGKPEDMARDRYRKLGVKPDTLIQPPNLVPLFLRTIAETPGTCGVLIKREVVEAVGGHEESFRSMYEDQAFFAKICLKYPVFIESGCWDKYRQHPDSTCYVAERTGEYHITDISPSYATYLNWLEGYLVKEKLVNTEVWQALQRVLFFVRHPSIYDYYRRIRSVIWKFKALLKK; translated from the coding sequence ATGAGTAGCAAGCCATTAATTTCTGGTATAATGATTTTTTTAAATGCTGAAAAGTTTATCGAAGAAGCGATATTAAGTGTATTTGCCCAAACTTATGATAACTGGGAACTATTATTAGTAGATGACGGTTCCACCGATAATAGCACAGCGATCGCTCAAAAATATGCAGAGAAATATCCAGAAAAAGTCCGCTATTTAGAACATCCAAATCACCAAAATCTGGGAAAGAGTGTTTCCCGCAACTTCGGTATCAGCAATGCCATTGGAGAGTATATCGCCTTTTTAGACGCTGATGATATCTGGCTTGCGCCAAAACTAGAAAAACAGCTAGCAATTTTGCAATCACACCCCCAAGCGGGGATGGTTTACGGACCAACGCAGATGTGGTTTAGCTGGACTGGTAAGCCAGAAGATATGGCACGCGATCGCTACCGCAAACTTGGCGTAAAACCCGATACATTAATTCAACCACCAAATCTAGTCCCGCTTTTTTTACGCACAATAGCAGAAACACCCGGTACTTGTGGAGTTTTGATTAAACGCGAAGTCGTAGAAGCTGTTGGTGGACATGAAGAAAGCTTTCGCAGCATGTACGAAGACCAAGCTTTCTTCGCGAAAATTTGCTTGAAATACCCCGTATTTATCGAGAGTGGCTGTTGGGATAAATATCGACAGCACCCTGATTCTACCTGTTACGTAGCCGAGCGAACAGGAGAATATCATATCACAGACATCAGTCCTAGCTACGCGACTTATTTAAATTGGTTAGAGGGATATTTGGTAAAAGAAAAGCTCGTAAATACCGAAGTCTGGCAAGCTTTACAAAGAGTATTATTTTTCGTGCGCCATCCTTCAATTTATGACTATTATCGGCGTATCCGGTCCGTTATCTGGAAATTCAAGGCACTACTTAAGAAATAA
- a CDS encoding polysaccharide deacetylase family protein yields MRIPGSGKLKRIAKRVRNRIAPPGLILMYHRVTEIEFDPWKLCVSPAYFAEHLQVLQKLGCAVRLQQLNQTLKNGKRPHRQVVITFDDGYTDNLYNAKPLLEKYEIPATIFLTTGYMQQKREFWSDELERILLQPGTLPEVLSLNINGTSYEWKLDATNDSEKSNNLDLLHTNERYSLYYSLYELLYPLSAIERSHLLDQLLLWANKKPELRSTHRMMTIKELSTLQPGNIIEIGGHTVTHPFLATISPEQQLHEIQENKIQLEEIFGQTIESFAYPHGNYNSETSDLVRQAGFTCACTTNANIVGKNSDRFQLPRFAVENCNGEEFAKQLSKWFLN; encoded by the coding sequence ATGAGGATACCTGGAAGCGGCAAATTAAAGCGAATAGCAAAGCGTGTCCGAAACCGCATCGCACCACCAGGATTGATTCTCATGTACCACCGCGTAACTGAAATTGAATTTGATCCTTGGAAATTGTGCGTTAGTCCAGCTTATTTTGCCGAACATTTGCAAGTATTACAAAAACTCGGCTGTGCCGTGCGCTTACAACAATTAAACCAAACATTGAAAAATGGTAAGCGTCCCCATCGTCAAGTAGTCATCACCTTTGATGATGGTTACACCGATAATTTGTATAACGCTAAACCTTTATTAGAAAAGTATGAAATTCCCGCTACCATCTTTCTAACTACAGGATACATGCAACAAAAGCGTGAATTTTGGTCGGATGAACTGGAGAGAATATTGCTACAACCAGGGACTTTACCAGAAGTTTTGTCTTTAAATATTAACGGCACTAGCTACGAATGGAAGTTAGACGCAACTAATGATAGCGAGAAATCAAACAACTTGGATCTTTTACATACGAACGAACGTTATTCTCTTTACTACTCACTTTATGAATTACTTTACCCCTTATCCGCAATAGAGCGATCGCATCTTCTAGATCAACTACTTTTATGGGCAAACAAAAAGCCAGAATTACGTTCAACTCACCGGATGATGACAATAAAGGAATTATCTACTTTACAACCAGGAAACATCATCGAAATTGGCGGTCATACAGTCACACATCCATTTCTTGCCACAATTTCCCCAGAACAACAGCTTCATGAAATTCAAGAAAATAAAATCCAACTAGAGGAGATTTTCGGACAGACAATCGAAAGTTTTGCCTATCCCCACGGAAACTATAACAGCGAAACTAGCGATTTAGTTCGCCAAGCCGGATTTACCTGTGCTTGTACCACCAACGCAAACATAGTCGGCAAAAATAGCGATCGCTTTCAACTACCCCGCTTTGCTGTCGAAAATTGTAACGGAGAAGAATTCGCCAAACAATTATCAAAATGGTTCCTTAACTAA
- a CDS encoding class I SAM-dependent methyltransferase: MKDTLKSIAKRTLPAYLHRWIGTQLKGDRYIPPVGAIDFGSLRRVTPISRQFGYDRGLPVDRYYIEKFLKKNAADVKGRILEIGDNSYTRQFGGNSVTQSDVLHIVEGNPQATIVGDLTNAEHIASDIFDCFILTQTLQCIYDTRAALKTIYRILKPGGVVLATFSGISLTPPDQWGDYWCWNFTSQSGKRLFAEFFPEANIQVESYGNVLAAIAFLQGLATEELHSSELDHRDRPYELLITVRAVKPKEIS; this comes from the coding sequence ATGAAAGACACCCTAAAATCAATTGCCAAACGCACATTACCTGCTTATCTTCACCGTTGGATAGGAACACAATTAAAGGGTGACAGATATATCCCGCCGGTGGGTGCAATAGACTTTGGTAGTCTGCGAAGAGTAACCCCAATCAGCCGACAATTTGGCTATGACCGAGGTTTACCCGTTGACCGTTACTATATAGAAAAGTTTCTCAAAAAAAATGCGGCTGATGTCAAAGGACGTATATTAGAAATTGGTGACAATTCATACACGCGCCAATTTGGAGGTAATAGCGTCACTCAAAGCGATGTGCTTCATATAGTTGAAGGTAATCCACAAGCAACCATCGTTGGGGATTTAACCAACGCCGAACACATAGCTTCAGATATCTTTGACTGCTTTATTCTGACGCAAACATTGCAATGTATTTACGATACGCGGGCAGCACTCAAGACAATATATCGTATTCTCAAGCCTGGTGGAGTTGTACTAGCTACATTTTCAGGTATTAGCCTGACACCTCCCGACCAATGGGGAGATTACTGGTGTTGGAATTTTACCAGCCAATCAGGAAAACGGCTGTTTGCAGAGTTCTTCCCAGAAGCAAATATTCAGGTAGAGAGTTACGGAAATGTGTTAGCAGCGATCGCCTTTTTGCAAGGTTTAGCAACCGAAGAACTGCATTCATCAGAATTAGATCACCGCGATCGCCCATATGAACTACTAATAACTGTCCGCGCTGTCAAACCGAAGGAAATATCATGA
- a CDS encoding ABC transporter ATP-binding protein, which produces MKSTGIIKKLFPLLNLYPWAIPVIIILGILTSLSEGLGISLFIPFLQSLEPGSQSASGTFLGTILNRLFSDIPPSNRLLIIPLTIFGCVLLKNLLAYSSSLLSVWLYWRIGSQLVSKLFQQILSVSYSFLDSKQSGKLVNTLHTESWRACDAILILINIIINFSTVLVFVVFLMLTSWQLTFLVAVALLGISLIIQQVTRKTKKLGRQAVQANDRLVNRMIEGFYGMRVIRAFGREAYEYKRFEKLTNEVSLAALKLAKLYTISGPLSEVLSVALLVCIMIIALQNKANLPTLLTFIFMLYRLQPSVRKLDSDRVNLIGLLASVEDVVSLLEIPEEKFIRTGNIYCHGLKRSLTFKSVGFRYNPTDKPALKEVSFSINKGKTTAIVGPSGAGKSTLIGLICRFYDVTQGEIYIDDHPLRELDLASWRNHIAIVSQDIYIFNTTVRDNIAYGRLDATEAEIINAAKQANADEFINKLPEGYDTILGDRGVRLSGGQRQRIALARAIIRDPQIFILDEATNALDSVSENIIQEAINTFGKNRTVIIIAHRLSTIEQADKILVLQEGRVVEQGNFQQLLQINGLFSQLYHLQYGGV; this is translated from the coding sequence ATGAAAAGTACGGGAATAATTAAAAAACTATTTCCACTGCTAAACCTCTATCCGTGGGCAATTCCAGTAATTATCATCTTAGGAATTTTAACTTCTTTGTCTGAAGGTTTGGGAATTAGCTTATTTATTCCATTTCTTCAAAGTTTAGAACCAGGATCTCAATCGGCAAGTGGAACATTTTTAGGAACTATTTTAAATCGATTATTTAGTGATATTCCCCCAAGTAATCGACTGTTAATTATTCCATTAACTATTTTCGGGTGCGTTCTTCTAAAAAATTTACTTGCTTATAGCAGTTCGCTGCTTTCGGTTTGGCTTTATTGGCGTATTGGTTCTCAATTAGTATCGAAACTTTTTCAGCAGATATTAAGCGTCAGCTATAGTTTTTTAGACTCTAAGCAATCAGGTAAATTAGTCAACACACTGCATACGGAAAGTTGGCGTGCATGTGATGCGATATTAATTTTAATTAATATAATAATTAATTTTTCTACAGTTCTTGTTTTTGTTGTATTCTTAATGCTAACTTCTTGGCAACTAACTTTTTTAGTAGCTGTTGCTTTGTTAGGAATTTCACTGATAATTCAGCAAGTAACACGTAAAACAAAGAAGCTAGGAAGACAAGCAGTACAGGCAAACGATCGCCTTGTTAATCGGATGATCGAAGGCTTTTATGGAATGCGGGTCATTAGAGCTTTTGGTCGAGAAGCTTACGAATATAAGCGTTTTGAGAAGCTAACAAATGAGGTAAGTCTTGCCGCACTAAAATTGGCGAAACTCTACACCATCTCTGGACCACTTTCGGAAGTTTTATCAGTGGCTTTGTTGGTGTGTATTATGATTATCGCTTTGCAAAATAAAGCGAATCTACCGACTTTGTTAACCTTTATCTTCATGCTTTATCGCTTACAGCCATCGGTGAGGAAATTAGATAGCGATCGCGTAAATTTAATTGGCTTATTAGCATCAGTTGAAGATGTCGTATCTCTATTAGAAATTCCCGAAGAAAAATTTATTCGTACAGGAAATATTTATTGTCATGGTTTAAAGCGATCGCTCACATTTAAATCTGTCGGTTTCCGCTACAATCCCACAGACAAACCTGCACTTAAAGAAGTTTCTTTTTCTATTAACAAAGGAAAAACTACAGCTATAGTTGGACCTTCAGGTGCGGGTAAATCGACACTTATCGGCTTAATTTGCCGTTTTTATGACGTTACACAAGGAGAAATTTACATTGACGATCATCCTTTACGAGAATTAGATTTAGCATCTTGGCGAAATCACATTGCGATTGTCAGCCAAGACATTTATATTTTTAATACCACAGTGCGGGACAACATAGCTTACGGTCGTTTAGATGCTACAGAAGCGGAAATTATCAACGCGGCTAAACAAGCAAACGCTGATGAGTTTATCAATAAATTACCCGAAGGCTATGATACCATATTGGGCGATCGCGGCGTTCGTCTTTCCGGCGGACAAAGACAGCGCATAGCTTTAGCGCGTGCTATTATCCGCGATCCGCAAATATTTATTCTCGACGAAGCAACTAACGCACTCGATAGCGTTTCTGAAAACATAATTCAAGAGGCTATTAATACATTTGGTAAAAATCGCACAGTAATTATTATCGCCCATCGTTTATCCACAATTGAACAAGCAGATAAAATCCTTGTCTTACAAGAAGGACGAGTTGTAGAACAAGGGAATTTTCAGCAATTGTTACAAATTAACGGGTTATTTTCCCAGCTTTATCACTTACAATACGGTGGAGTTTAA
- a CDS encoding glycosyltransferase, which yields MRTIAHSKSEYIAPIDADDIWYPQNLEKQVQCMLSSEQFVG from the coding sequence ATACGGACGATCGCACACTCAAAAAGTGAATATATTGCCCCAATTGATGCTGATGACATTTGGTATCCGCAAAATCTAGAAAAACAAGTGCAATGTATGCTATCGTCCGAACAATTTGTAGGATAG
- a CDS encoding NAD(P)/FAD-dependent oxidoreductase produces the protein MQSLKVVVIGGGAAGFFSAIATKEANPHAHVTLIEASQIVLAKVRVSGGGRCNVTHACFDPAVLVQNYPRGGKALRGAFSRFQTKDTITWFAMHKVPLKTEADGRMFPITNSSETVVNCLLNTASDAGVEIRTSAPVVGVKRQNEGFEIIFKSGETIKCDRLLLATGSNPVGYRIAKELGHQVETPVPSLFTFNIGDEKLRSLAGVSVESVRLRLLCGGKSQLEQTGPLLITHWGLSGPAVLKLSAWGARVLKESHYQTTLMINWLPDLQLDEVRQKILAVKNEWGKKAIALHRGIDLPHRLWQYIIARSDITTEERWAEISNKKLNKLIQELTQGEYLINGKGVFKEEFVTCGGVNLKEVNFKTMESRKIPGLYFAGEILDIDGVTGGFNFQSAWTTGYLAGLAMAR, from the coding sequence TTGCAATCTCTCAAAGTTGTTGTAATTGGAGGTGGGGCAGCCGGATTTTTTAGCGCGATCGCTACCAAAGAAGCGAATCCGCACGCCCATGTTACTTTAATTGAAGCCAGCCAAATCGTGTTGGCGAAAGTTCGGGTTTCTGGTGGGGGACGCTGTAATGTCACTCACGCTTGTTTTGACCCAGCCGTTTTAGTGCAAAATTATCCCAGAGGTGGAAAAGCCCTCCGGGGTGCTTTTTCTCGCTTTCAAACCAAAGATACGATAACTTGGTTTGCGATGCATAAAGTACCGCTGAAAACTGAAGCTGATGGACGAATGTTTCCGATCACGAATTCTTCGGAAACGGTTGTCAATTGTTTGCTGAATACTGCTTCGGACGCTGGGGTAGAAATTCGCACTTCTGCACCTGTTGTTGGTGTAAAACGACAAAATGAAGGCTTTGAAATTATTTTCAAGTCGGGAGAAACTATAAAGTGCGATCGCTTGCTCTTAGCAACGGGAAGCAATCCTGTAGGCTATAGAATCGCTAAAGAACTCGGTCATCAGGTTGAGACACCTGTTCCTTCTTTATTTACTTTCAATATTGGTGATGAAAAATTGCGCTCATTAGCCGGTGTTAGTGTAGAATCGGTGCGTTTGCGCTTGTTGTGCGGTGGAAAATCTCAATTAGAACAAACAGGACCTTTGCTAATTACTCATTGGGGTTTGAGTGGTCCTGCGGTGTTGAAACTTTCGGCTTGGGGTGCGAGAGTACTAAAAGAAAGTCACTATCAAACGACTTTGATGATAAATTGGTTGCCTGATTTGCAGCTAGATGAAGTGCGGCAAAAAATCTTAGCAGTTAAAAATGAATGGGGAAAAAAGGCGATCGCTTTACATCGTGGCATTGATTTACCGCATCGTTTGTGGCAATACATCATTGCCCGTTCAGATATTACTACAGAAGAACGCTGGGCAGAAATATCTAACAAAAAATTAAATAAACTTATTCAAGAACTCACTCAGGGAGAATATTTAATCAACGGTAAAGGTGTTTTCAAAGAAGAATTTGTTACTTGTGGTGGTGTCAATTTAAAAGAAGTCAACTTTAAGACAATGGAAAGCCGCAAAATTCCCGGACTTTATTTTGCTGGAGAAATCTTGGATATTGATGGAGTTACCGGCGGTTTCAATTTCCAAAGTGCTTGGACTACAGGATATTTAGCCGGTTTAGCAATGGCAAGATGA
- the rd gene encoding rubredoxin, translated as MEQYVCNVCAYEYDPEVGDPDSGIQPGTAFEDIPEDWVCPVCGAGKEEFEPAE; from the coding sequence ATGGAACAGTATGTATGTAACGTCTGCGCCTATGAATACGATCCCGAAGTAGGCGATCCAGATAGCGGAATTCAACCAGGGACAGCTTTTGAAGACATACCAGAGGATTGGGTGTGTCCGGTTTGCGGTGCAGGCAAAGAGGAATTTGAACCCGCAGAATAA
- a CDS encoding SRPBCC family protein, whose product MSAFYIPNISRGDDMTWSQDKQKLLMQGEILVETRSHNAWGGAVTAWMYVPLVRSHVWQQLTDYPRWVQYFPDITKSEIIQRGEVKRLYQAAQKAFFFFTAQVEIYLNVAEEIGQRIQFRMEKGTFEDFTANLELKDCGNGTLLAYSVQATPNIPIPSMFIQQAMNLELPANMRKMRQVLMLGQ is encoded by the coding sequence ATGTCTGCGTTTTATATCCCAAATATTAGTAGAGGTGACGATATGACTTGGAGTCAAGACAAACAAAAGTTACTGATGCAGGGTGAGATTTTGGTAGAAACGCGATCGCACAATGCTTGGGGTGGTGCTGTCACCGCTTGGATGTATGTGCCTTTAGTGCGATCGCATGTCTGGCAGCAACTCACAGATTACCCCCGTTGGGTGCAATATTTTCCTGATATAACAAAGAGCGAGATTATACAACGAGGTGAAGTAAAACGTCTGTATCAAGCAGCACAAAAAGCATTTTTCTTTTTCACAGCACAAGTTGAAATCTACCTCAACGTTGCCGAAGAGATTGGGCAGCGAATTCAATTTCGGATGGAAAAAGGAACTTTTGAAGACTTTACAGCTAATTTAGAGCTAAAAGATTGCGGTAACGGCACATTGCTAGCTTATAGCGTGCAAGCTACGCCTAATATTCCCATACCGTCGATGTTTATTCAACAAGCAATGAATTTAGAATTGCCCGCCAATATGCGTAAAATGCGACAAGTGCTTATGTTAGGTCAGTAA
- a CDS encoding DUF924 family protein, whose product MSQAKPILEFWFGHPDEPNYGKPRKIWFNKTPEFDEELRTRFGRDYQKAAAGHLDDWIDLPETCLALILLLDQFPRSVFRGTPEAFATDWEALSAAQQAIALLYDRHFLPVQRWFIYLPFEHSENLDHQHQSVKLFGQLSHDPDSAEAIEYAYRHLEIIDRFGRFPHRNAILGRTSTPEEIEFLQQPGSDF is encoded by the coding sequence ATGTCACAGGCAAAACCTATTTTGGAATTTTGGTTTGGTCATCCCGATGAACCGAATTACGGTAAACCTCGAAAAATTTGGTTTAATAAAACACCAGAGTTTGATGAGGAACTGCGAACTCGATTCGGCAGAGATTACCAAAAAGCGGCAGCCGGACACCTAGACGATTGGATCGATTTACCGGAAACTTGTCTAGCGCTGATTTTGTTGTTAGATCAGTTTCCCCGAAGTGTATTTCGCGGTACTCCTGAAGCCTTCGCGACTGATTGGGAAGCACTTTCAGCAGCGCAGCAGGCGATCGCACTCTTGTACGATCGCCACTTTTTGCCTGTACAACGCTGGTTTATCTACTTACCCTTTGAACACAGCGAAAATCTAGATCATCAGCATCAGAGTGTAAAGCTATTTGGGCAACTCAGCCACGATCCTGACAGCGCTGAAGCAATTGAATACGCATATCGTCACCTAGAAATAATTGATCGTTTTGGGCGATTTCCTCATCGCAATGCAATTTTAGGGCGCACTTCCACCCCAGAGGAAATAGAATTTTTACAGCAACCAGGTTCAGATTTTTAG
- a CDS encoding Nif11-like leader peptide family natural product precursor, whose protein sequence is MSLEQVDAFYDLVSSDQAIYEQYYNKCCRLGFLGSYHWDKSKIVDFAANLGYSFSENDLDQVWFGNEPSFSSQSLNLSK, encoded by the coding sequence ATGTCTTTAGAACAGGTTGATGCTTTTTATGACCTTGTGAGTTCAGATCAAGCTATTTACGAGCAATATTATAATAAGTGCTGTCGTCTGGGGTTTTTAGGCAGCTATCATTGGGATAAAAGCAAGATTGTTGATTTTGCGGCTAATTTGGGCTACAGCTTTAGTGAAAATGATTTAGATCAAGTATGGTTTGGAAATGAGCCAAGTTTTTCTAGTCAATCGCTGAATTTATCCAAATAA
- a CDS encoding GNAT family N-acetyltransferase, with protein MKLSNIELVGSFYDKAEVCESILRALPQWFGKEAALIQYLKDIEMLPSLLAVVNNQCIGFLTFKLHNEYAAELYIMGVRPEYHRQGIGCALVRRVESILRQQSIEYWQVKTLASSHPDKFYAQTRAFYFSMGFRPLEVFTQLWGEANPCMLMVKRL; from the coding sequence ATGAAATTAAGTAATATAGAACTCGTTGGTTCCTTTTATGACAAAGCTGAGGTTTGTGAATCAATACTTAGAGCCTTACCGCAATGGTTTGGGAAAGAGGCAGCGCTAATTCAATACCTGAAAGACATAGAAATGCTACCAAGTTTACTTGCTGTAGTAAATAATCAGTGTATAGGTTTTCTTACCTTCAAGCTGCATAATGAATACGCAGCAGAACTGTATATTATGGGTGTTCGTCCCGAATATCACCGTCAAGGTATTGGCTGTGCATTAGTGAGGCGTGTAGAGTCAATTCTACGTCAGCAGAGTATAGAATATTGGCAGGTTAAGACTCTTGCTTCTTCTCACCCAGATAAATTTTATGCACAAACAAGAGCGTTTTATTTCAGTATGGGATTTAGACCTTTAGAAGTATTTACACAACTTTGGGGGGAAGCTAATCCGTGTATGTTAATGGTCAAGCGCTTATAA